In Lolium rigidum isolate FL_2022 chromosome 3, APGP_CSIRO_Lrig_0.1, whole genome shotgun sequence, the genomic window GTTTCCTATCTGATTCAGGGAATAATGCTCAAGTTTTACCTGGAAAGTTTTCAGGTCAACTATATGGAGGCACTAATCAGCACGCCCAGTATACTAACATGTGTTCTGCAGAGAGGAAAATTGACTCGGAACCTACAATGAATGCTGCTCCAGTTGATGACCATAGAAAATGGGATGACAGGGCAGGCGGTAATGAGGAAGGTAACCGTTCAGAGACAAAAATCGATGTAGTTCTGTTTTCAGCAACAAAACAACCTAAATCGCCTGTTGCAGACAAGGAATCAGTTAGCAATTTGACATTAGATCGTCCTGATCCAAACTTCATTTCTACACAAAACTTGAGAAGTGAAGATGCACCTCCAGGGCCAAATATTGCAGGGTCCTCCAGTGTTCAGAGATTATGTAAGAGAATGCAAGATAATGGCGCTGACTGGTATGATGTCACAGACTCCTGTAATAATAAGAGGCAACGGAAGCATGACACCCCATCTAGTTCTTATGAGCAAATAACTGATGAtattgccgccgccgctgctgctgacaATCATGACTTCAGCAGAGTGGATAGCCAAGATGGAGGAATTGCAAGACATGAAACCGATCAGCAAAGTTACAAGGAAGCAAGTGGTAGTTCTCGTCAGAACCTTGGCAGTCATGTGATTACCTACCATTATCCTGACTTCTTTGATTTTGGCAAGTTCAGAGATGTTAACAAGATTGCAGTTGATCAAATATGGTCTCTTTATGACAACCTTGATGACATGCCGAGAATTTATGCTTTGGTAAAGCATATCGATACTTCCAACCTTAGAGTTCAGCTGACGTGGCTGGAGCATAACTCAAGGAATGAACAAGAGACCAACTGGACTAATAAAGAATTGCCAGTATCTTGTGGAAACTTTTGCTTAGGAGGAGAAACAAAAGTATTACAAGATCCATCGATGTACTTGTCTCACAGAGTTTcatcgacaaaaggcaaaaacggAAACTCATATGAAATAAATCCTAACAAGGGTGAGGTATGGGCTCTTTACAAAGGATGGAGCATGCAATGGAGCTCTGATGCAGATAACCATCGGTCCTATGGATATGATATTGTTGAAGTCCTCTCAGTTGGCTCAACTAGTGCTGATGTCACTGTTTCACTGCTAATGagggttgatggctttgttagtcTATTTACACAAGCTAAGGACAAACCATTTTTTTCGATACCATCAAGTGAGCTACTCCGATTTTCTCACAGTATCCCCTTTTATAGAACAAATGGAAATGAACGGGTAGGCGTTCCAGAAGGATTACTGGAACTGGATACAGCGGCTCTTCCAAGTGATCTGGGAACATTTCCTTTGGTTACTCTTGAATCTTGCATGCCTTCAGAAGATGTTTATTATACATATCCAGAATCTGAATTCCACAACTTTGAAAAAGACCGTTCGTGTGAGAAGTTTGAAAGTGGCCAAATTTGGGCTCTCTACAATGACACCGATACATTCCCGAACGTCTATGGCTGGGTGAACAAAGTTGAGACACAACCGTTTGAAGTGCATTTGACCTGGCTTGAGTCCTGCTGTCAACAGGTGCAGGAGAAGCTGTTGTTGGGGCAGGATATACCTGTGAGCTGTGGCAAATTTAAAATACGAAGCTGGAAAACGAAGTATGGTGGAACTCATACCTTCTCTCATTTGGTAGAAAATAGCCAAATTGATACAAACTGGCAGGTTAATATTCTTCCGAAGATGGGTGAGGTTTGGGCCATCTACATGAACTGGTCACCTGATCGGGTTCCTTCCAGCAACAACCGCACTAATAATTGTTTTGAATATGCTATTGGGGAGATCGTCAAGTGCAGTGAACGAAgcacatttttttcttttctgactAAAGTTGATGGCTACGTTGCTGTGTTCAAGCCTGACATAACTAAGGGGGTACTGAAAATACCTATGAAAGAGAACCTGAGATTTTCTCATCGAATTCCATCGTTTCGTCTGACAAAGGAGAAAGGTGGTAGACTTCGGGACTTCTATGAGCTCGATCCAGCTTCTGTTCCTGGCGCTTTTCTTCAGCAGGGTGGCCCTGGTAATTGACTCTGTTAAGACTTAACCTTTGTGAAGACAGCAGGAGGGAATTTATGCCACGGTGGAACTCTATATAGTTTTGTGTTTTGCACCTGAACATCTAGGGCGTGGCAAATGCAGGCTAAGTATGGTGCCTCCGTATCCTCGGAGGAACATGCATGCTAACTTACTTCTGTGACCTCTGGAACAAATTTATTTGGTACTATTTGTAGTCATGTTGAACTGCAAGTAATTCACTATTGCACTTGTATTTGCTGGATGCAAGGAAGCTGTTGGGACATGGATATTGGTACTGTTTCCTTGCTTACTACTATATGTACCTGGTAATATTTGTGCCAGTTGATGTGTGGGTGTGAGTTCTTGCACAGTCCACATGTAGTCAGTGACTCACGAGATTCAGAACACGTGTTTTTGTGTCCCAGAAAATTACACTGGGTTACTGCTGAATTTCTGTTTGTGGGTGCGTCGAACCGCTTGAGCATCCACTTGAGCCTCCTCGCCATCCCGTCGATGCCAAGGCGTGAGTGTCCAAGACGGGTCAGTTCCTAATGGTCTTACATTGAAGTGCCTGACCTTTTTCGCTAGCCGGGTGTCTATGAACAACACCTTCTACATCAGATATGCATACCTGGCATTATGGCCTTTTTCCAATTGACTTATGGGGTTCCCTTATTTTTTACAATCCCAGTTTATTTC contains:
- the LOC124702907 gene encoding uncharacterized protein LOC124702907, which encodes MECNREEALRAIEIAAKKLENKDFVGSRRVALKAQRLNPELEHIHRLLTVCEVHCAAVAKINDDLDWYSILQVDATADDTVIRKQYDKLANWLQPDKNTLSGAEVALKLVSEASEILCDRTKRSLYDIKRQNACKHVINKATQLSSKTGANRSHVGCKQPPAFVPVFWTMCPHCRKRYVYYKRNFLVHCDDCGKLFFAFKLHEQAVPSSFLSDSGNNAQVLPGKFSGQLYGGTNQHAQYTNMCSAERKIDSEPTMNAAPVDDHRKWDDRAGGNEEGNRSETKIDVVLFSATKQPKSPVADKESVSNLTLDRPDPNFISTQNLRSEDAPPGPNIAGSSSVQRLCKRMQDNGADWYDVTDSCNNKRQRKHDTPSSSYEQITDDIAAAAAADNHDFSRVDSQDGGIARHETDQQSYKEASGSSRQNLGSHVITYHYPDFFDFGKFRDVNKIAVDQIWSLYDNLDDMPRIYALVKHIDTSNLRVQLTWLEHNSRNEQETNWTNKELPVSCGNFCLGGETKVLQDPSMYLSHRVSSTKGKNGNSYEINPNKGEVWALYKGWSMQWSSDADNHRSYGYDIVEVLSVGSTSADVTVSLLMRVDGFVSLFTQAKDKPFFSIPSSELLRFSHSIPFYRTNGNERVGVPEGLLELDTAALPSDLGTFPLVTLESCMPSEDVYYTYPESEFHNFEKDRSCEKFESGQIWALYNDTDTFPNVYGWVNKVETQPFEVHLTWLESCCQQVQEKLLLGQDIPVSCGKFKIRSWKTKYGGTHTFSHLVENSQIDTNWQVNILPKMGEVWAIYMNWSPDRVPSSNNRTNNCFEYAIGEIVKCSERSTFFSFLTKVDGYVAVFKPDITKGVLKIPMKENLRFSHRIPSFRLTKEKGGRLRDFYELDPASVPGAFLQQGGPGN